Genomic DNA from Perca flavescens isolate YP-PL-M2 chromosome 14, PFLA_1.0, whole genome shotgun sequence:
ACTTTGTGGCTCCCACTTAGTTTAGTGAGAATCAGAATCAACATGTGAGAATGAGATAAACTCACTTTCAGCATTGTGAGAGAAAGCAAAACATAAACAAGACAAGAATATAAAAgatcatgcttaaatgtaattttccattacacatctcacttctattccatctttgttgggagtcgcacatgcgcagtacctaagTAAGCACTGCTAactaatcagaagcagagtatgagggcgtgccatgctagcagctaggtgagcattataacgtgttacaaagtgatgcacgttcgtcacggaagtaaaggctggactacagtagagctgtttggagccgtttgtgaacagtgttttctgttggacatggtaagtgcctttggggtggactttgggctttttcactttgtaaacctataatatgcacaaaaaagatatataacacaataaaggaaatggggaaaaggcaaaaagcacaatatgagcacttaaagTCAAAGGCACTCTGAATAGCAAAACTTCACCAATTCCCAGAGTGTTGCAAATAATCTGTTGGCCACTAGAGACTCCCATAATCTCATGTATACTGCAGTATAAACTTTACTACATGCGCAACATTTTTTCTAGTCATTTAAGTTTGTTGTATTCTATGCTTGTACAACAGTGAGAAGGAGCAAGTGTATTTCTACAGAAGTCTGTAAACTGACACAGGGCTCCGGACTAattttttttcactaggagcacagtggcccccaacaagttatgaaaaactgtaaccacacctGAAACCACTTTAacggcatttccgtgactcactgtgacttcagcAAAACTGCAGAGTCGACGTAGTTTGCATCGcctgcagctctgcgtgtgtgcgagtgtgtgtgtttgtgtcagagctctgctgtctgtcaattttcagagaggacaggctcatgtgcgactggatgtaaaattcagtcgcacactctcaaattttggtcgcaaacTGGTCTGGAGCCCTGTGACAGGACACAAGCATAGAGGCCTTTTTCCACAGAAGGCATTACTTATACCGCAAAACTACATTTGatatgtcacagtaggaaaaacacaggtgtaaataataaaattagtgatgaattccatttagctgcttcagtttcagggtcctcagggctatttcacaaaacctaGATAGCGGATTAAGCcaggatttcccagttatcctggatttataaattcagattttgtgaaacaggcccctggtattgtgcatgctggctcactgttgTGTcattactgggacacttgaatagaacagagccttaattaatgtaattaataacaCTTGTGCTTTCTCTACtatgaaaaaggtctatctaAACCTTAATAAGCCAATAGCTTAACATGacatcaaaacacaaatgtGGTGACAGCTTTGACAAATGTAAATTTTACTACATAATTGAAAGTAATATTTACATACTATATCATAGTATTGATTTACAATGAGGATTTTCAGCTTTCATTTTCCCGGGCAGAGTTAAAGTGTAATATTTCTTCTGCTGTAGTTGGTCGAGGTGGCGCTCATTTTAAACTATTTTGTATCggactgcaactaatgattattttcattaatctGCTGATCATTggtggtcagtgtaacgcttatcagttcaattttctccATTACTCGTTTGAATTTTTAGTTTGTAAACATTATAAGAAATTCCATCACAATTACCCAGAGCCCAAAATGACAccttcacaatgtttgttttgtccaaccaacagtccaaagctcaacattattaaaaatgtattaatatttgTAAAGCTATAACCATGTTTGCATGAAACATTTCTTCaatgattatcaaaataattggaaattatttttttgtcattcgaCTAACTGATTAATCGACTCGATCATTACAGCTGTTCTTGCATAATACTGTTGgaaagtttaatttataacaaaatatatttatattatattataaacttCATGTCTTGTGTGCAAAGATCTCAATTTGTAAAGTaaataaagctgtcagatagCCTAAATGTAgttaagtaaaaagtacattatTTCCCTAAATGTTATTTCCACCACTTCCAGCTTACTTccatattgatattgtgatagCAGCAGGCTCGGGCACGCGCAGTGCCTCGCGCTCTGCTCACATGACGTAAGGATGTTACCCAGCATTCTGCGCGGGCGCTCTGACACAAACATCAAGGAAGAGGATGCCGGACGGTGAGTGAAGCTCCTTATATCCTGTCTATGGAGTGAAGTCTGTTTAAAACAAGTCACATacatatgtaggcctactgcatGTCTGTCGAGTTTCATCGCGGCGCTAAATGTTAGACacgaaaataaaaccatgtcgTTGCTTTCTATTTTTTACAAAGCTGTAAAAACAGAAAGCAACGAGGTAAGCGAAAGTCCTCAAACTTGGTGTTGTGGGTAAAGTTGTCACCGGTAGGTGAAATGGTGAGAACGGTAATGTCAGTAAAGTTTGTGTGAAGAAGTGGAGACAAGCTAGCGTTAAAAGCCTGAAAATGCTCCAAAACCCCCCGAAGAGAAGTGTTTTAACGGCATGAGAAGCTGATATCTGTGCTGGAAACTGATATCAGTGTTGGGCAGTAACAGAGGCGAGCCTGTTGACAGGTTTACGTCAGTTATCAGCTGTTTTGGGTTTAAAGGGGCTGCTGGAGGACAACCTGGGCTTTTTAATTTGGATAAATTGTGAGATGTGTAACGTTGCATATCGCGATAACGAAATTACCTGCGATGAATAAAACATATTCAAGTGTTAACtgtctttctgctgctttcagtagcCTATAATGCTAAAatacaaattgcttgttgaattaagAACTGCAAATTATTTCCAACTTAAGCAAAAAGCGCCATTAAAAACAGtgatgttacattttaaagtgcagttttccaATGATACTCTTTCAGCTAACTTAAAACATATTTAGTGTCTTTATCAATGTGTCAGTCTTTCACAATGTGTTTATGCTCAATTTGGTATTgtgatagtctcgcattgccagaccgacctccacagcgctgcaaaggagggtctggcagaggagggtctggcaagtccatacagcattcctggaaaaacaagctctggtttattggcatttctttaaaccaatcacaatcgtcttgggcggcgcaaTAACAGTGcctctgtaaaatagcctcgggaaggaacttgttttggtggaacatgtgtacgttcaaaagtagttttagtcgtgcaacagaaaactcagattggacagatagtctagctagctgtctggatttaccctgcagaggtctgaggagcagttaaccatagtcctcataaatccaccggaggttagaacgccaacacaaagaaagcgggagctgagggacatccggcagatcTTCTGGCGGCACCGGATCAGTCCCCTAATGAATCATCTTCGACATACAGTAGACTAGTATTAAGGGATCTATGGTATTTCACCAACGGAAATATACTTCTGGCAGTGTGGAAAACTCTTTGAAACCACATTGAGACCATCACATATAGGAGATAAAGATGTCAGAtaaagtaaatacattttttgtgtgtgtgcgtcaagTGTCCTGGCTGCAGCCCAGCCTGTGCTCCAATGCAAATCAGACTGGGGCCTAGTGGGATGAAAATGTCTAGGTATCCCCCATGTTTTATGCAGATGGCTCAAAGAGCatctatacagtatattgggCTGAGATATTGCTGTTGTCAGAAACCTCAACTGCTATGTGTCAGAACTGTGATGAAGCCTAACGTGTTTGTGTCCTGATTTCAGTTTTTGCTCCAGTGATCCAGGTTATGTACTCTAACAGCTGCCGGTAACACATTAGAGATTTCCCAAATGTCTTAACATTTAAAGCCATTCTGCACAAAATTTCCAGTGTCTACATGAACAACATGTAGCTTGCTAACCTGTGGATGTAGTCAAATTCAgtataaaatgataaaataatcttgtaaaaatatataaaataaactttataaaatatttaaaagctGCTGGTTAGGCCTTAGCGATGGGGGAGTATAACAATCATCCCGGCCTATTTTGCTCTGTATATTTTTCACGCAGTCTCCCCTCCAGGCTTTGATCAGGTTTAGGTAGAACTTGTAGCTGTTTGCTTGTTGATTTGCTGGTATGCTAGTACATGCAAATCAAAAAAGTGCACATGATGTGTTATTCGTTTTCAGTCTTTGTCAGTTATCTAGATTTAGAAAGGGAGCGGACTCTTGATGTACAAGTTTTCAATATTTGCAATCAATCTAACAACAGATATGTGTGTTTGAAGACATGTCTCATGTACAACATCCTGTCATTTCATCTCATCCATGTCTATGTTATTGTTGACATAAAAGAGGAATACAGAGTTCATGCTTCATCTCCTCTCAAGTGCTTGATGCCATCACAGTCAGCTACTCTGAACTGACCTAGTTTCAAAATACTATCCTCTGGTTGTAACAAAACTTCAACCCTTGACCGAGTAGATAACAAGAATCATTAAAGCAATACGTTTTGCTGCAGGAGATAAGGTCattaacatgtgtgtgtttaccctTTGAGTGATGCTCCCTTTTCTTCAAGATGAACTGTGCACATCACATGTCTGCTGTGACGAGAGCTACTGAGGCAGATATGAAGGAGGTTAAGGAATAATTCTCtcgtctctctttttctctcagccTCAGATATGGAATACAAGGTTGTATTTGCAGCCTTGAAGAAAGTATGTGAAGACAACATTGCTGTTTTGGGAGGTCCCTCTGATTTGCCATACGGCGCTGTTGCCAAGCGCCTGGTGACGTGTATGAGGCAGATTCAGGAGCACTGCCGAGCCCTGGAGCCTGTGGTCGCCAGCTTCGCCGCCGTCTTCCACCATTATGACTTTGACGCACAAACGCCTGGAAATGGCTACCGCACCCTGGTCAAGGTATGACTGATCCCACTGACTGGATGTGTTGGTCCACTCACTGCTGATATTTGACTGCATTCTACACGAGTTATTATCCCAAAACAAGTGTATTTACTGTTTGAGTTTAGCTTGTAGCAGCAGTGTTTTCAAAGGTGTTACATGTAACATTTTAAACCATTATTATAAAAttggggctgcaactaacaattattgtaaaaatgttgattaatcTATTAATAATTTGGTctctaaaatatcagaaaataatAAACATACATTCATGTTAGAAGTTTCCCAAAACCATAGTTGAATTTCTTGTTGACTAACATCCCAAAACTATTTAGTTTACTAAAAATAGAAGAGCaagaaaatgtcacatttttccaCATGAGAAGCTGCATTTAGTGAATTTTTGACATGTTTGCTTAAAAATGACTAACAattaatcaatacattttttgttgatTTGATTTATAAACTAATAATTTCATCTCTATATAACATTCCATTTTTTGTGAGAACTGTGTATAAATTACAGTACACTAAAGAAAGTGTGGTTGAGATGATTGGTAGCTTAGGTTTCATCACACTCATAGCAAAAAAAGACCTAATTTAGGAATTCTGTTCCCTCTTGTCACAAGATGTTGATATATGCTTCTTGTGCTTGGTGATTTCATAGCATTAAAGTCTAAATCGTTAAACGTgactattctttttttcttttcttatactGCAATACAGAAAATAGttttaaagcattttatttCATAGTTTGTCAGTTTTGTAAAGGCATGCCCTAGTGTACAGTAAAGTTGATTACAGATGTGTTTCATGTTAAAGGAAAAGAGTAatttaaaagttttttattttttttttactgaaccTTTTACATTCAGTCAGACATCAAAAGTCCTTCAAATCAaaagtattttactttttcaaatcTGTTAGATTTTATCCGCATTTCCAAGTGTTGCGAGTCCAAGCCTTCATTACATTCAAcgtgggcactgtagtttattgtcattcGATCCCACAAATATCATCCAGGTACACAAAATGTTCACTAGTGCAACAAATCCACAGCTGAAAaaagtccccaacaaatgcaaaATTTACTTCTGTTTCAGTAGTGTTTGCTGAAAACTAGATACAAGTGTAATATCAATGCAACTGTCTCACTGGCTTTGTTGTGTTGAATAAGAATGGTGttaaaaccaacaatgtgttagttTGTCTCTTCCCTAGTCTGTTTGGGTCACTCAGTGTGGCTCtttgtttttaatcatttttggacaacaatggagctctaagGCACAGAGAAAGCCACACTGTATAACATTTTGACTACACAGACTGTACTTGGTatgcattgttggttttggtcttttcatgggatttgttcataataacaaaaatatagacCCTCTCAGCAAAAGTgacattatttttctttctttcaggtCTTGCTGTCTTGCCTTTTACACATCATTCACAAGGGTCGTTACATTGCCTCTAATTACAACGGTGCCTTCTTCAGAGCGGATCACAATGTCTCTGAGATGGAGGCATACTGCGTTGCTCTGCGCCAATTGCGTGCCCTGCTCCACCTCGCCCAGCGGCTGATCAATGACAACAACCACGGCGAGCTGTACTGCCTGCAGGACGAGGACCTAAGCAACAGTTTTGTGCAGGAGTACAGCTCCATGCACAAAGCCTGCTTCTATGGCCGCTGTCTGGGCTTTCAGGTTAGCCTGCAAAAATGGACTTACTTCACACcacttcctttttatttttgttcaatttTAGCACGTTAAAGTTGGTTATCTCACCTAAATGTGATTTAAATAGTTCCAATGACTTGGCTACAAGCCTGTTGATTGTTCTGATGGCTCACTGAGCACCTCTTGTCAGGTCAGAATATGTAGTCAAACATCAGATCCCAAATAACGAGCTTAATATTCCAATTTTGCCAAAGTAAAGTATTTTAAGAATAGTCAGTTTTGGCTTCATTATAAAAATTCCGCTCTAATTATTAACTgtgcattgtttgtttgttttgatagTTCTCACCCACTCTACGTCCATTCCTCCAGACTGTTGTCATAAGCATGGTAACATATGGAGAGACGTATGGTAAACAGCAGTCTGGTTTTGgtaagtcttttttttccattatgtCGTTTGATTGATAGAAGTTCCTGTTGTggcttttaattaaattttttttgatgttttcatCTCTCCTCTTCCAGGTTTGGCAGCCCTTTCCCTCCTCACATCAGGGAAGTACGTCATCGATCCAGAGTTGCGGGGTGCTGAGTTTGAACGCATTACCCAGAACCTGGACATGAAGTTCTGGAAGTCCTTTTGGAACCTCACAGAGTCCGGCCTTTTAACAGTACGCAGCTTTGTTGACAACTTGGCGACTTTCTCTGTAGATTTAGTGGCCTTTCAGACACGACTAGCGAAATATAGACGACTTTAGACAATCAGGAGAAAAGCGAGATATATAAGATTTGAATTGATTTCCATGCATGCTGCTCAGAGTGAGTTTTTCTCACTCTCCTATGGCGCTGTGTCTGCCGAGACAACCAATAGATGGACACCATAGACTGATGGACACAACCTCTAAGCTTTATGCAAGTTTGAAGTTTATTTCAGACTGGCTTTCAGCAACAACAATGGAGCCGACCAACAACAATGTATTTACAAATCATATCAGCAGATGCAAATGATACGCAATGACATCACtaatatgcaaatgagcgtATGTTGTCATCTGGTCACTTTTAGCGACTTTTGGAGCTAGTGCTAGCTactttcattggaaaagagttggcaacactggtAGGCAGGGTCAAATATTCCTCCACTGACTCTCAAATCAGCTGAAGTCCTCCTTGATGTTTTAACTGCTCAATCCCCTGCATGTCTTTCTCTGTCCAGGGCTTCAGCAGAATATCCTCTAGCCCAGTGCAGGTGAACTTCACCCTGACTGTGCCTCCTGTCACTCTACGCCTCCCACTGGCCTCAGACCCTAGACTAACAGCCACAGTGTCACCGCCAATAGCCCACTGGGGCCCCGGGCCAGTCAACATGCGTCTGATCTCCTATGAGATTCGAGAAGGACAGGTGAGGCTCCGCAGGTCCAATACAGGCATGTGGTGAGGAACGTGtacaggaaaaaacacagaagaCTTTAGGGGACTTTGGAAATTAGTAGAACCTGAATCTGTACTAGACAGAGTTTTAGATGGAGCATATAATGACAAATATATGAATAATAAATTGAAAATTACATGATTTGTGATGCATTTCCTCTTGAAAGTTGATGGAGCATTTGAACATAATTAAGAAAGGGAAAGTTGCAAAGTTTAGACCAATGAGATACAAGTAAGGGGAGGGGGGAAAAGGGGAAGAAAGGTATTTCTGatacaaaaaactgaaatattgcTATTTTTGGGAATTTAATAGAATGTAATTCTCAAATGCCAAGTTTTGTTGCTTtgtctgttttattattaattaccTTGTAACTTATCCTCTCATTTTATAGGACAGTGAAGAGCTGCAAGCTTATTCTCGAACCGATCCTCCCCCCATCTCCGCGTCCCATTTTCCCTGGATACAGAAGCAGCCTCGCTCCCCGTGGCTGCTCATCCACTTCCATGGAGGGGGCTTTGTGGCCCAGACCTCCAGATCCCATGAGGTACAGCACACAATGCTGGTGTTAAATGTAGCTTTATCTGTAGTAGATGTTTGCAAAAGTTACCCTATGGTTAATATTACCACTTATTGGTTAGAGAAGGGAGCTTGGGACCGGGAGGTCGCCGGTTTAATCCCCAGACcggcaggataaaatctgggtggggaaaatGAAAgcgcagcgcttgtccctccataattaccaccactgaggtgcccttgagcaaggcccttaaccccaaccgctccagtggagctgctcagtggccagcagatcagactgtggttgtgccgggcagcttccaggtgtgaatgtgtaactgtgtgaatgggacaggtcgtcgttgcaaatgagaagttgttctcaatcgacttacctggatgaataaaggtttaaaaactAAGTGCTAACTAAAGTGTTTCAAATATTGTTtattaagtacaaaaaaaaccATGTTTGCAATATATATTAcacatatttattctgctctcgTTCATCTCATGAATCAGAATTATCTTCGGACTTGGTCGAAGGAGCTGAGCGTACCTATCCTCTCCGTTGACTACTCTCTGTCACCTGAAGCGCCCTTTCCCAGAGCTCTGGAGGAATGTTTCTACGCCTACTGCTGGGCTCTGAACAACTGTCATCTGCTGGGTATGTCTATGAAGTCACACTCGGACAACACAAACCGTAAACCAATAGGGagaataaatgtattttatttgaacAGATTAATTGGCGAATGTGGTAATATTTGGGGAAACAAAAGTAATTGTCACTAactgtatacagtatttatCAGTGTGGAAATTAATTTTTCACTGATTTCTGTTACCCAGAAGTAAACGGTTTCAACAGGAGAAAAAAGCAGATGGAATATATGAGCAGTTACTTACAGTTAttacatgtatacatatacaactgCCCAGATATGAGAGGAAAATCTGTTTTAAATCGATGCCAATTAGTATCTATAAACAGAAACCGAATGTGTGAATTCAAAATGCAAATATATGTGCCAGTGTATTCACACAAGCAGCTCTACAGATGGCTATATTTGTAcagaaagcaatacagaatttGTATACATTAACAGATGCTCCCTTTGCACTTTGCTGATATAGATAGCCCATGTACACAGTGTACCAATTTCAAATGTGGTGTTACTAATTGTCCCCCAGGAGGAGGGGCACATTATGTACTGAATATGGCATGGGAATTGTTATCTGTTCATTATCAGAACACGAAAAGTGTCATACACTACCGGtgaaaagtttggggtcacttagaaatgtccagtccactccattacagacagaataccagctgagatcagttgcattgtttttttaaccaggacagcagttttcagattacattatgtacttacataattgcaaaagggttctccaatgttttctcagttagccttttaaaatgatatcagattagtaaacagaatgagcCTTTGGACCATTGATGagatggttgctgataatgggcaatgtagatatttcattaaagatcagccacttctttctacaacagtcgagaatccttttgcaattatgtaagcacgtaatgtaatctgaaaactgctgccctgattaaaaaaacaatgcaactgatctcagctggtattctgtctgtaatggagtggaatggacatttttaagtgaccccaaacttttcaCCAGTAGTGTATAGTATGTGCACACTCACAAGTAAAGAAATTGGGTAAAGATCTATGGTACAGTATAGAACTGATGACAGGATTAAAGGTGTAATTGTGTTACAATCGTTAGCTGGCTACAGCtaatgattgtttttatttgttgatgttttcagttgtcTACAAAATCTTAAATTTTCTTATTTTGACCAGCCTACTATCCTAAATtcaaagtagagctgggcaatatattgatattatattgatatcatgatatgagactagatatcgtcttagattttggat
This window encodes:
- the lipea gene encoding lipase, hormone-sensitive a; the encoded protein is MPDASDMEYKVVFAALKKVCEDNIAVLGGPSDLPYGAVAKRLVTCMRQIQEHCRALEPVVASFAAVFHHYDFDAQTPGNGYRTLVKVLLSCLLHIIHKGRYIASNYNGAFFRADHNVSEMEAYCVALRQLRALLHLAQRLINDNNHGELYCLQDEDLSNSFVQEYSSMHKACFYGRCLGFQFSPTLRPFLQTVVISMVTYGETYGKQQSGFGLAALSLLTSGKYVIDPELRGAEFERITQNLDMKFWKSFWNLTESGLLTGFSRISSSPVQVNFTLTVPPVTLRLPLASDPRLTATVSPPIAHWGPGPVNMRLISYEIREGQDSEELQAYSRTDPPPISASHFPWIQKQPRSPWLLIHFHGGGFVAQTSRSHENYLRTWSKELSVPILSVDYSLSPEAPFPRALEECFYAYCWALNNCHLLGSTAERVCLAGDSAGGNLCITVSMKAISSGIRVPDGIMAAYPATLLTTDASPSRLLTLIDPLLPLGVLAKCINAYAGTESQTAQPAVESGSLSSLGRDTAVLLGDLTQGASNWIQSFLDPMRTTGGARSLSSTPRGSPSNETRMTSTRTSATNCGSCTDYPEDFEPLRSECLAFIRPTSCPIIRNPFVSPVLAPNNLLRGLPPVHIVASALDALLDDSVMFAKKLRDMGQPVSLTVVEDLPHGFLSLLQLAKETEVAAGICVETMRKIFQQENPPSALRKRPKLEETYQSSNPSG